The Primulina tabacum isolate GXHZ01 chromosome 16, ASM2559414v2, whole genome shotgun sequence genome window below encodes:
- the LOC142529368 gene encoding transcription termination factor MTEF18, mitochondrial-like — protein sequence MNSVQKTRRRDVLKWVSLCLTQNNFRPPKSNLSSSGSYYVLRHLRLCSTERDFNLKNVGNLGFLARKSRAVRREAQAALLEYLHSTRGLQFMDAENMSKNSPEFFDGLLRRIDIDDADVSRSLTRFLRYHPINEFEPFFESIGLKSSEYSQLLPRNLMFLNDDLLLLENYYVLCNYGIARNKIGKIYKEATEIFGYDYGVLQSKLQSFQGLGLKQSLVVKIIASSPYLLRGNMNEKIVKILHKLKNAGIHIDWLEDHISEENSYNWKCMLELVCLLSELGLSEDELGKLIVQHPDLLLECSGLVTFCLFGFLLKFGSMKSEVQNVFLQFPQIPIVKFINNLYQCHEFLIEIGMPVQDICMIIRSYPLVLGSCELKKVRSVMGALNCGKSRLGQMIKEDPNVLKKWILGRRVDRLPDPSRVLKVREIKTDFLSSLGFIEKSKEMERAIKEFRGKGVELQERFDCLVNNGLSREEVISMVKVSPQILNQTKDIIETKLNHFVKELGYPVTDLLTHPPLVSYTIERVKLRLLTYTWLKDEKAVHPKLSLSTLMSCSEKIFVRLYVNSHPRGLEFWERLKEKIYSK from the coding sequence ATGAATAGTGTGCAAAAAACTAGAAGACGAGATGTCTTGAAATGGGTTTCTTTGTGTTTGACCCAAAACAACTTTAGACCACCAAAATCTAATCTTTCTTCCAGTGGGTCGTATTACGTTTTACGACACCTTAGGCTTTGTAGTACGGAGAGggattttaatttgaaaaatgttGGAAACCTTGGTTTCCTAGCGAGAAAATCTCGTGCAGTTAGGAGAGAAGCACAAGCTGCTTTGTTGGAATACTTGCATTCCACCAGGGGTTTGCAGTTTATGGATGCTGAGAACATGAGTAAAAATTCTCCGGAGTTTTTTGATGGGTTGTTGAGGAGGATAGATATTGACGATGCTGATGTGAGCCGGTCATTGACACGGTTCTTGAGGTACCATCCCATTAATGAGTTTGAGCCATTCTTTGAGAGTATAGGTTTGAAGTCTTCAGAGTACTCTCAGCTTCTTCCTCGAAATTTAATGTTTCTGAATGATGATCTACTGTTGTTGGAGAACTATTATGTCTTGTGCAATTATGGCATTGCTCGGAACAAGATAGGAAAGATTTATAAAGAAGCAACAGAAATTTTTGGGTATGATTATGGGGTTTTGCAATCAAAGCTTCAATCTTTTCAGGGTTTGGGGTTAAAACAGTCTCTTGTGGTTAAGATTATTGCTTCAAGCCCTTATCTTTTGAGGGGAAATATGAATGAGAAAATCGTCAAGATTCTGCATAAGTTAAAGAATGCAGGAATTCATATTGACTGGCTTGAAGACCATATCTCCGAAGAGAATTCCTACAACTGGAAATGTATGCTTGAGCTTGTGTGCTTACTAAGTGAGTTGGGCTTGAGTGAGGATGAATTAGGTAAACTGATTGTTCAGCATCCCGACCTTTTACTTGAGTGCTCTGGACTTGTTACCTTTTGCCTATTTGGGTTCCTGTTGAAATTTGGATCCATGAAGAGTGAAGTACAAAATGTCTTTCTTCAGTTTCCTCAGATACCAATTGTAAAgtttatcaataatttatatcAGTGCCACGAATTTCTGATTGAAATTGGCATGCCTGTTCAAGATATTTGTATGATAATTCGTTCATACCCGCTCGTGCTGGGCTCCTGTGAACTCAAAAAAGTTAGAAGCGTAATGGGTGCCTTGAACTGCGGGAAGAGCAGGCTCGGTCAAATGATCAAGGAAGATCCTAATGTGTTGAAGAAATGGATCCTTGGAAGGAGAGTTGATCGGCTACCAGATCCAAGCAGGGTTCTAAAAGTGAGGGAAATCAAAACTGATTTTTTGTCAAGTCTAGGATTTATTGAGAAGTCCAAGGAAATGGAAAGAGCCATTAAAGAGTTTCGAGGCAAAGGAGTGGAACTTCAAGAGAGATTTGATTGTTTAGTGAACAATGGTTTGAGTCGTGAGGAAGTCATATCGATGGTCAAAGTATCTCCTCAAATTCTCAACCAGACCAAAGATATCATTGAAACAAAGCTAAATCATTTTGTAAAAGAATTGGGCTACCCAGTGACTGATTTGCTCACTCATCCTCCCCTTGTGTCTTATACAATTGAGAGGGTGAAGCTTAGACTTTTGACTTATACATGGCTCAAAGATGAAAAAGCAGTGCATCCAAAGTTGTCCTTAAGCACACTCATGTCATGTTCAGAGAAAATATTCGTAAGGCTTTATGTAAATTCTCATCCCAGAGGGTTGGAATTTTGGGAGAGACTGAAGGAAAAAATATATTCCAAATGA